In Gracilinanus agilis isolate LMUSP501 chromosome 1, AgileGrace, whole genome shotgun sequence, the sequence GACAGGCAATTTGGAACCTAGGGTAGCAAGTTTGGGAAGGTCATATAAGAACTGACCACCACAATAGAACATTGATACattgatttgcttttttaaaaaattccattacAAGGGATGCTTCTCTAGAGAGGTGAAGGGATATGTTAAGAAATAAAGGTGGTAGCTGGTTGGCTTAGTGcattgagtcaggcccagagacaggaagtcctgggttcaaatcgggcctcagatactaactaccTGTGTAACCCCAAGCAAGttcactcttctcccttgaaaccaatacatagtactgatttgaagacagaaggtaaggtgtttttttttttaaagcagaactTTATCTTTGGTATTCTCAatatctctccttttccctctcccagaCCACTATCCcttataagtttttttaaaaaggaaaagaataaaaattcacCAAAACCGATCAAGAGTGGAGaagcattttctcctttctctgctttGGGTCAAGCTTGTTCTTCATAATTTTGAAACAttcatttccaattattttgtggTGGTCGTCCTTTCCATTTATATATCCCACACTCAAAAAAAAGAGGACAGAGGATCAGATTCCAAAGAGGTTGAAAACCCCAAAGCTTTGGCAAACTCCCAACTACCTCAATTTGAAAATCTAATGGATTAGGTTTGGGCTGAATCTAGGAACAAGAATAAGTTCCAATTCCATCACTTAGTTGTTTGTACATTTGAATGAAGAGAAAGGCTAGTTTTAAGACACACTTGACTTTATATTATAGGAACTCCCCTTGCCCTCTGAGGAAGCTGACCAGGAATCAATTGGTCATATCTTCCTTTCTCCTGGGTCAGAAGACACTTAGTCATTAAACTGAGCTTGTTGAACCAGGTAATCCAACTTTCCCGTACATCTAGATTCTGCAGCATGGAAGGTCTTGGAATGCCAAATCTTTGGCTGGCTTGGAATGCTGGATTTTTACTTCGGGGATCtgtgaaaatatttctttaaccAATGCAGATCCTGACTCAAGTGTTTCTCAAGGCAGTCCTCCTGAGCTTTGTAGCCCCCACTCCCATGCATGACACACAGTTGGCAATTCTGGTGATGAGCTTCCCAAAGTACAGCAAGTGGGACTGGTTCTGAGAAAAGCCAGTTACCCACCCTTTGGGGTTTAAGCAGCCACCgttttgttttgggtttgttggttgtttttttttttggtcctgtcTCCTTGGGAGACTCCCAAGTTTGGGcctatatattctataatttggATATCTCAGTTTTCATGTCTTTTGATTTCAGTTCTATGTCTGTACCACTCTATCCTGTCTACATTTCTTGGCCCTAGAATGTGTCTCTGAGATCCTATATCCTTGTCTCTCAGGGTCTAAGAGCTAATGTAAAAATGCAATGACACAGATGAAGTAGTCTGTAAACACAAATGCTAGCTGCAGTTATTATTAATCTGGTCACTATTTCTGGAATATCTGGCTTCCCTCACCAAGGCTAAGGCTTAGAGCTACCACTTCACctcccacccctttccccaaGGTTTCCTGggctccttcctttccccagacTCCATGGGCAGCATGTGAGTTTCCACCAGGGTCCATCTGGCCTTTACATAAAGCAGGGCCACAGTTTTGGCCTTGATTATCTTTACTCTTAAGACAGTAAGCACACAGATACTTGGGGCTCTAGCCTTAGGCAAATCAAGATTCAAACAGTCAGGCCCCAGCCCCAGGGATGAATAGCCCAGCCTTCTGTGTTTAGACAGCGCCCTGTGGGGAGAAGACCAGCAAAGTGAGGTAGGGTTGACATTTTCTGTCCAGGGGTGATGGAGTAAATAAAGAATTGAGTAAATCAAGCAGGGCTCAAGGAACAAAGGAGAGTTACTTCCAACAATAAAGTGAAAATCATTATTGCTGGAGAATAAGGGGTAAGGGGAGGTAATCTTTTCATTCCTTAgagaatgaaggggaaattgtagcttaaaaaaaaatacaaaggaacaCTCCAGATGCTTCTGAATAGCCTAACAAATCTCAAAAGGCTTTACATTTTCTCTGTGCAGATACTAGAATCACAGGCTGGGACCTGGAATGGGCCTCAAGAATCCACCTAGTCCTATCCCTTCACCTTACTACTGAGGTTcctcagagatgggatttgaacccagacctttttgactccagattcAGGGCTCTTTCCCTCTTCCAGCCTCTCagctttcctccctcctttccagcCTGCTCCCACACACAGAGTGACATGCAAGGGTTATCAGAAAACAATGCAAAACCACAGAGTCTGGTGGGTTTggaatttcttcttcttgtttgttaaaatggggaaaggagatGGGGACCCCATCCCCCTGGGCTCTGGGGAAGGCATGCAGGTGACCcctggggggaagagggagggacaGGGGACTGGGGTGGGGAAGATGAGAGTCCTGGAGTTTCCCACAGTCCTCTTCTCTGCAAGTGAGGCAGTGCTGGATAGGAGAGCAGAAGACAGgcagcagggaagtggggaggggagccTTTGGGAATCAGTTATTCACATGCAAAATCCAGCTGCCCTGAAAACCTACATAACTGTTTAGAatagacatacatataaatacgttttttatgcacacacacaaagcCAGGGCCCTGTGTGTTCTTCTGTATGCATGCcagtgtgagtatgtgtgtgcgtgtgtgcatgtgtgcatgtatgtgggTACATGTTACCTGAAATCAGAAGCTGACTTTGTAGTGATTCTCCAGGGTAGTATCTCTGAGGAGGTGAGGGGAGGGCAGGCAGGTCCAGGGCATTGTTCGGTCTCTAATGGGAGCCCAAACAGCTTCAAATTAAATCTGTGCAAAGGAGATTGTGCATACACCGAATGTGCGTGTGTGCCTGCGTGGTTGTGTGAGTGCGTGGTTGTGTGCGTGCGTGCTTGCGTCAGACAGTCCCTGCCTGCTCCCGagtcctgtctctccccctccagGTCTCCGGGGGGAAGGGTGAAAGAAATAAACGTGGGGGTGCGGAGGAGAAGCATGAGGGGGCCCAGAGGAGACGTCCTCTCCCCTGCCCCTGGCCCCGCGGGCCCTCGGCCTCCCTTATCTCTCGGCCTCCATGGTCGCGCTGGCCTTCTGTTCTGAGGTGGCCCGCTGGGAGGCGGGGGGCGGCCAGTCCgagggctgggaggagggggCAGGAGTCCATGAGTATTGCTGCGGCTGCTGGGGCTGCGGCAGCGGACCGGGCGGTGGCGAGGCGGCGGGGAAGCTGCCGAAGTGGGGGGGGTGCGGAAGGGGAGGGGGCGAGGTGGCCGAGGAAGCCATGGGGCTGCTGCTGTGGAAGCTCTCGGAGGCCTTGAGGCGGGAGAGCATGGTGAGGGCGTCGGGGAAGTTGGGGGGTGTGGCAGGGGTGTTGGCGGGAGTGCACATctgtggagagagaagagagatggagagattagGGCCCGCCCCTCTCTGAGGCTCCAGAGCCTATGAGATACCTTCCTCTCCCCGTCTCTTCACAAGGCCCGCCCACTGACCCAGGCCCTCTCCAGGGGTCAGCCTGTGCTCACCCGGAAGAAGAatccagagaattttttttaactctttagaatcaattctgtgaatggcttccaaggcagatgagtagtaaaggctaaacaatgggggttaagtcattggccagaattacacagctagaaagtgtctgaccCAGGCCCtccctctctagacctgactctagATCTACTGAGTCACTcggctgcccctccccccatcttAGAATAGAATTGtgggagctggaagagaccttagaaaatcATACAGCCCAACTTTCCCATTTAATCTAGCTGGAGCTGGGCCAGAGATAAAAGCAACTCCCTGAAGTCCGTCACAGTCGGCTTCTTGTTGCTCCCAATCACCCTAAGGATTTCCCCAAGTGCCTCTTGGGATTCCCCAACACAGTCTAACTCCTCAACAGCCTCCAGAGCCAGGCTTCAATCTGGGGGAGTCCCATAGCTACTGAAAGggcaaaagagatttaaaaaaaaaaaaaaaaaagcccagatcttttcagttcttcctgacaatACAGTGTGCGCCCTGACTTTCCACCTTCCTCTTCATCCTTATCTCCCATCATTTTCCTTCACACATTCTACATTCCGGACAAACTGGCCCGACTGTTACCTGAACTTAACATGCCATCTACCATCTCCCTAGCTTGGCACAAGCCTGGAATGCATTCTTCTCCATCTTATCCTTTcagattttgttttaaacccttaccttcagtcttagaattaatactgtgtaatggttccaaggcagaggagtagtaaggtCTAAGCAACTTGGCCAGGggcacatggctaggaagtgtctgaggccaggttagaacccaggatctctcatctctaggcctgtttctcaatccacctGGCTGACTCAGATTTTTGTCTTGTTATGTTCCTTCAAGGTTTAGCTCAGGCAGCATGTtcttgaagccttccctgattcccaACCTTATCTCCACACCCCCCCACCCTCGCTCTTAAGGTTCTTTCGCCCTTCTCAAATATTCCTTGAGAAACTTATCTGGATATATTGATGAAGGaggtgttaaaaaaaataaaaacccttaccttctgcctcagaattgatacaatatcacttccaaggcaaaagaacaataagggttaagtgacttggccagagtcacactgttaggaagtgtctgaggccagatttgaagccaggaataCCCCCACCACCTCCCCAATCTCAGGTCTGGCTCACTATGCACTGAGCCACACAACTGCCCCCAGAAGGTAGACTTAATTTCCTTAAATTAAGCAAttcaatttattaagtacctctatACAAAGCTTAGTTTAAGGCCTGATTCCTCTCTCTACCGATGCATATACTAATTCTCAAATCTTGGCTCTCACCAAAATCAGAACCATGACTTATCAGGAGTTTGGGGGGCTTGCCTAACAACACAGTTGGGTCTCAGGATGCCACAATGACTTAGTCTACTTCCACCGAGCTTGTGTTTGGTCCCTGCCCACCTGTCCCCTGACCATCCAAATGGGTGCTTTGATGGACCTTGCAAAGCCTGGAGGACTAGTGATTGGCCTCAGGGATCAGGAGGCCAAAAAGCACCAGGAGATCTGTTGGAATCAAGCTCCATGGGTGTGGGAAAGACCCGAAAAGAACTTCTTCCGTCCCCCTTTGGCCTTCCTCTTTCAGATGGTGGACTCTGGTCAGAAGGCGTGCATCTGAGTCTGGGGGGGAGGAAGGCTTTGTAAAGAGGGGAGGGCTCTAACAGCAAGGCAGGAGTGGGGGacacactatctcttcaagtatgttggttacttcctgctaagggagttcccgctttgaacttggtgctcggatgagacctcaggctgcttctactctgaatggtcacgtgggtaagttaggctgacttcctttggcctaccttggcatttttccaagactctaccttaagtaggctctagcctatctgattgctaggccttgtggcttgtagtctaatttatttagccttttaaccttctctctccgtccaggcctctgcaggcctggactatcctctccctctctttatttccttaccttttaccttcctaattgtaaataaactaccttaaacccgatcctgacttgggtctattttaattgtggaatcaatctgaattgttgattcctggcagccacagtTTAAATATACATCTATAagatatctaaaatctccctcttacaattaGGCCTAGATGATGAGAATGAAACTAGAATCTAGAAGACTTCCACAAGGAGGAATATACCTCTGCAGGGTGAAGGCCTTGAGGATTTTCTcactaaacccttaccttctattttagaatctaagtattggttccaaagcagaagagcagaaagggctaagccataagttaagtgatttgtccagagtcacatagctaggaagtagctgaggctacATGTgagctcaggacctcccatctccaggccttgttctccatccactgagccatgagGCTGCTGCTCCCAGGATTTTCTCGCTTGGCCCACTATGGGCTGATGACACACTGAGAAGCTAGACCTTTGCACAGAATGCAGACAGGCCTTTGCAGGggctccctccccacctctccaGAGTGCAGGGCCCTGGGGGTTCAGGAGCCTCACCCAGCTAAGTGGGCCTGCCCTGCTCTCTCCCACTGCCTGTCAGAGATGTCTGCTCTGAAGGTCAAGCTGTGctaagaaaaggaagcaaaaggtCAAGGATTTACTGGCCCTGACCCAATCTGGAAACAGAAACCTTTctacctcctctcctctcctcccacccgcTCCCCACCTAGCATCCTCCCTTTTGGGAAGAAAAAACACCAGAGGGAGGTCTGAGTTCTAGCTTTGACTCTAACAAAACTCCCTGTGTGCCCTGGGAGGAGGAAATCCCTATTTCTTCTGCCCTCAGTTAGCTGCTCTGGGAAGCTTGCTGACTGACCAACACCATCCTCTCAGAGGTCTCCCAGGctgatattttgtgatctctGGAATGGATGATTGGTAAAGGTTCTAAAATGACCCCACAGCTTCCAACTCCCTTCTACTGGAGGTCTGGCATAGCACAGACCACCCCTCTCCTCACTCTGGTTCCTTGGGAGGATGTGCCTACTCTCTGAGGTTCCACTCAGAAGCTATACATTCCAGCACCTGCTCATTACTctagatcaagggttcttaatTTGATTAGAGGTTGGCaaaaataaagatgcatttttttttccaaccaagttcacagaccccctgAAACCTCTCCACGGATCCCTTAGACCCCAAGTTAAAAACCTCGGCTGTAGGCAGAAAGAAAATCTTTCCCATTCTCTAGGAACCTAAAATCACAGTCCCTCTGCCTAGGTCACCATTGGAACACCTACCACTAGGATTAAACATCCTACCTTCAGCACTGGCCTATGACCAGAAACCTGCAGGCTCTTTCCCTACCAGCCTCTATACCAAGTATCTTAACTTTCTTTTCTGCCATGGActtccctttggcagtctggtgaaacctatggacccttcttagaataatgtctttaaatgcataagatatataggagaaaatgggaaattaggggcagctaagcagcaccagggatagagagccaggtctagagatgggaggtcctcggttcaaatttgacctcagacacttcctagctgtgtgaccctgggcaagtcacttaaccctaactacctagcccttacttctcttctgccttgtaaacCATACTTACTACCTGgtctaataaagaaagaaagaaaatgggcaATTTCAGGGCAAGATTATTAGTGGGAATAAGGATGTAATTTTTCCCCCATCCACATTCATGGACTTGCATCTTGGGATCAGCAGCCCTGCTCTGTGGCAAATCTGCTTGAGAACCTAGAATAAGTGCAGACCCCCATATGGATTCTCCCCAGCACCCTCTAGGCCACCTGAGGTTTGCCAGACCAAGGCCAGGAGCTCAGAGACAGCTGCAGGCAGCACAGATCAGCAGCTAAGCTCACCTTCAGCtccatcccctcctccttcctctctctcccctctcccccctttctcctctccctctccctctctttttatctatccctctccctccctttctctcttcccttcctccctctatgtaaacttgtgtaaccttgggcaaatgacttaaatttctgagcctcagtttccttatctataagataaGGGAGctgaaccagatgacctctaagctcTCTAGACTTGAAAGCTTTGATTAATTTGCGGTTGTTCAACCATGTTctcctctttggggttttcttggtaaagacattgAAATGTTTGGCCatatctttctccagctcattttatagatgaggaaactgaggtccacaagtgacttgtccagagtcacacagatactaagtgcctgaggccagattttaactcagaaagaggagttttCTTGACACTAGGCTCGGCGTTCTACCTACTGTGCCATTAAGCTGCCTTGGATCTGTTAAAGATGCCCTACCAATGAGGGGCAGCCCTCACTCTCTGCGAAAGGGCATAGGTACCCTTGTTTCTCCAGCTCCCCTTGGGCTTAGAATGAGCTATATTTCTCTCCCCTCTACCCTGAAATCACTCTCACTCTGTCAACAGCACCGTCCTATACtgggtttgtttttggttttttaaacctttaccttctctcttagaatcaacactaactATCAGTTCCACAGCAGCGGGGAagtaaggtcacacagctaggaagtgtctgaggccatatttgaacccatctgTAGGTCTTGCTCTCTAACCATTGGGCCATCTGGCTACCCCTCCCATACTGGACTTTGACCcctaacagaagaaaaacaactttccaAACTGAAGACTTGAGGGGCTTATCCCTCCCAAAGAACTGAATGATggtgggaaaaaaatggaaagagacttACCATCTGATGATGGTGGTGACTGTAAGGGATATTGGTCTCTTGGAAAAAAGCACTGAGGGCTATCtgtggaaggaagaaaaacattacTCCTCCAGCACCCACTGAACACAATCCAGCTCTTCAAACATTAACCCTCCAATACCCCATGAGCAcaatcccttcctctctccacccACTCATCATCCATCTCACCCATCCAGTCAAGCAGTCAACAAATCTTTACTGCCCACCACTAATGCCCAACCTTGTAAGAAGCACTTCTGCAAGTGTAAGAGTACTTTAAGGTATAAGAATGtaaaacagttcctgtcctcaagtaTTTAAAATCTGGACAGAGAGAAATTAATGCACAAGAAACAAATGTGTCAAaggcattttgtatttttataaaaattaaaattgaaaaattttaattcagcAAGTGCTATTCATGCCACTTTTGATGCTGGTCTTGAAATAGgtaatatctgaattcaaatttggcctctctCGCTAAGTGTGATacagggcaagtgacttaatctccatctgctttaattttttcaactataaaatggggattatgacAGTATCTAACTTCCATGATTgttttggggatcaaatgagaaaatttttgtaaaaagtgcttggcatagtacctggcacatagtaggtgctaaatatatgcttgtttccttccttcctcaattataaaatggaattaataaaatTTGGACCACCTATCTCATCTCTCAGGTTGTGAAGAACCAATGCAtcagtaagcattttaaaaaatataatttatttttttaatatttttccatggttacctgattcatgttttctttccctcccttcttccctcccccatcccggagctgacaagcaattccactaggttatacatgtattatcactcaaatcctatttccatattactcatttttataataatcttttaaaaacaaaaccccaaatcacatacccatataaacaaatgataaatcatatgttttcttctgcatttctactcccacagttcttcctctggatgtggatagtgttctttttcataaatccctcaggattgtcctggatcattacattgctgctagtaacaAAGCCTATTACATTTGGTCAtcctacaatgtttcagttatcagtgaagatttttaaagtgcctactatgtgctcagGTCAGCTAGAAGGTATAGTAAAGCaaccagtcttggagtcaagatctgaagttcaaatccagccacagagacttattagctatgggactgagcaagtcactgagcccttatttccctcaattcctcatttgtaaaataggaacatactggagaaggaaatggcatgccattccagtatctctaccaagaaaaccccatggataatgcccatggggtcacagagagtcagacatgactgaaagactgAACCACAACACACTGAACACTACTGTCCCTGGACATACAAAGGCCAAAgtgaaataatctctgccctcaagaagctatctaggggcagctgggtggctcagtggactgagagccaggctcagagatgggaagacctgggttcaaatctgacctcaagacacttcctagctgtatgaccctggggcaaattacttaacccccattgcctagcccttacctctcttctgccttggaaccaatacacaacattgattctaagatagcacgtacggttgggggggggggggagaaagaaaaaaagaaatgagaggaacaaatttagagacatctccatcccaaatgttcatatgggctcTTTGTAGTCAAGCTGTGGTAGCGTGTCCTGGGCTCACACGGGTCTGATTGGCCACAGCTGGACACATTGACCTCAACATCATgctgtcattttggtcctcttccaggACAAGGGACAACCACTACCCAACTCGCATGTTGTCCATCTGCCTGTAACGGGAGCAGATCCACTGCTGCTATTATGATTATCTATTAAATAACCACTTCATGTATAAGAGGATCCTGCCAAACACGCAGGATCTACCTAAGGAAGCGAAACAGGAATGGAAAGGACACCGACCCCAATGAGGGCTGCTATAGCACATTATCAGAGGGCATccatgggaggcagctgggtggtggtggatagagcactgggccaggGGCAGAAAGgactgagtttaaatttgacctcagacttcctagctgtgtgatcctcattCTGCATCAGTAATAGCTTCTATCTTCCAGGCAAATTGTGAGGATTGTGAAGAGTAAATCAAACTCGATTTGTCTATCAAATAACAACTTtcaagttaatcaatcaaaacttaagtacccctacttagtaccttaccagtcactaagtatgagagtccacaagtcacttgctagagtgggtgacaactccagaggccactgccctgcccctgggcagtgctaggcaaactgaaagactgtgggggagggacaggaagtgatgtggaaaaaaagactttaaaaaagtcctgaacttcctgtccaagggacttctccttcgAATTTTTTCTCTGGAGTCTCTCAACACAGGTGAGCtagactgaaggaggagactctccCCCTGGATCCTGTGTCGGCTTGcagggtgagtagctggccttcctctCCTgtcttttggagagattggttccagagattcctgccttggctttggaagaggctgcattggtggaaccctggctaAAGACACCACAGGGACTTCTGGTtgaggattaccaggaaaatCCATGAGGAGACACagtcttggggaagccctgctAGGGCTaagcctggcttctcaggagaaggactggtaggcttattagaatctatctacatttttccactttcactctttccacctctttgtaaataaagctgcttaaaatcattttgacttagactgtaatattttaaaatcagcaaccataatattactttagaactttcatattagcataaaacccTACATTTTAAATTCGtataagatcaaatgagatatttgtaaagtactttgccaatcttaaagctctatagcagtggttcccaaacttttttggcctaccacaccctttccagaaaaaatatcacttagcaccccctggaaattaattatttaaaattt encodes:
- the UBALD1 gene encoding UBA-like domain-containing protein 1 isoform X1 — protein: MSVNMDELKHQVMINQFVLTAGCAADQAKQLLQAAHWQFEIALSAFFQETNIPYSHHHHQMMCTPANTPATPPNFPDALTMLSRLKASESFHSSSPMASSATSPPPLPHPPHFGSFPAASPPPGPLPQPQQPQQYSWTPAPSSQPSDWPPPASQRATSEQKASATMEAER
- the UBALD1 gene encoding UBA-like domain-containing protein 1 isoform X2 — protein: MSVNMDELKHQVMINQFVLTAGCAADQAKQLLQAAHWQFEIALSAFFQETNIPYSHHHHQMASESFHSSSPMASSATSPPPLPHPPHFGSFPAASPPPGPLPQPQQPQQYSWTPAPSSQPSDWPPPASQRATSEQKASATMEAER